The Candidatus Neomarinimicrobiota bacterium genome segment ACACGAAAAATATCTGCGACATGGCCCAGAAACATCCCTTGCGCCTGGAGGCCAAGAGCCTGGAGCAGGAGCTGAGCTACATCGAGTCCCACACCAGCACCCTGTTCCGGGACATGATCACGGCCTTCAAGAACAGCGATGAAGCTGCCGCCCGGCGGATTATGGAGAACTACAAGGAGGAGATTTCCAAGCGGAGCGACGCCATCACCAACAGTATCGTGGCCGGCGAAATCACCGATCTGGACCCCGCGGATGCCGCCGCCACCGCCATGTACACCCGCTACCTCAAGCGCATCGCCGCCCACTCGCGCAATATCATCACCAGCGTGGTCAACCCCTTCGACCGCATCGGCTACCGCTACGAGGAGGACGACACCTAGACGAGGGCCCCGCGCCCCTCAGCCGCCCAGCTCACCGACCCAGCCAGTAAACGCCACCTCGATCTCGTCCCGCACCTGCCGGAAAACGGCCAGCCGCTCGTGTTCCGTGCCTACGGCCCAGTAGGGATCGGTGAAGGGCAGGTGGTGACGGTGGCGCACCTCACCGGTAAAGACAGGGCAGGCCTCCCGGGCATCATCGCAGACAGTAATAACGTGATCGAAGGGCCGGTCCGCCAGCGGCGCCACCGGCTGAGGCCGCTGGCCGGAGATATTCAGCCCTACCTCGGCCATGACTCGCACCGCCAGGGGATGGACCTGGTCAAGCGGGTATGTGCCGGCGGAGGTCACCTCCCACCCGGGCTGCAGCCGACGGAGGGTGGCCGCCGCCATCTGTGAGCGACAGGAATTGCCGGTGCAGAGTACGAGGACATGCATGGTGGCCAGCTGCCGGGCCCTGCTAGATGGGCCTGACGACGCCGGAGTCACCCTTTAAGGGGTTTGGGGTGGCACGCAGATTGTTGGCAAAGTGAGGGGCGATCAGCAGTCATGGTAGAGTTCAAATTCGTAGGGGTGTGGCCTCTGGCGGATCATGTCCACCTCCTCCCGCCGCTTGTAATCAATGAAGGTCCCGATGAGGTCGGCCGTGAAGACATCACCCTTAAGCAACCACGCGTGGTCGGCATCCAGCGCGTCCAAGGCGCTGTCCAGGCTCATC includes the following:
- a CDS encoding arsenate reductase ArsC, which encodes MHVLVLCTGNSCRSQMAAATLRRLQPGWEVTSAGTYPLDQVHPLAVRVMAEVGLNISGQRPQPVAPLADRPFDHVITVCDDAREACPVFTGEVRHRHHLPFTDPYWAVGTEHERLAVFRQVRDEIEVAFTGWVGELGG